AGTATTCCGGGATGCCGAGGGCACGATGTGACGGACGTATTACGGAGAGGATGGAGAAAGTACTCACGCCGATGGGTGCATATGTACGTTACTGAAAACGCCCTATCGAGACGTACGGGAACGGGGCGTGTTGACGACCCTGCGCGACGATCCGTGGGGGGGCACCGGTCTATTCTGTGTTCCGTAGGAACGAGGCAGCGACGGGCAGGTGATCGCTGGTGGCGGCCATCGAGTCGGCCGGGAGGGGGCGCGCCACGTGCGCCGAGCCGTCCACGAGACGATCAGAGAGGGCAGAGTTGGGCAGAAGATAGTCGAGCTGGCGGACGGGATCGTCCGAGGGATGGGTGGGCGTGGGGCGGTTGGACAGTGGGTCGGTAAGCTGGACGCGTCCCGGGATGCGCCCGGGCCGGACCGAATCCGGCGCCGGCCGACCGGGGTCGTTGAGCAGGAGGCGCAGTTCGGGGCTGTCGGAGAGTGAGTTCAGGTCGCCCGCCACCAGCATCTTGGCCGCCGGTCGGGCGCTGTGGAGACGAGACAGTTCCGCGTGCAGAAAGCGGATTTGGCCGATGCGCCAGCCTCGGTCTTCTGCGCTGCGGCCGGCTTTTAGGTGGGCGCCGGCCAGCGTCCACACCCGATCCGGGGCCACCCGCACGTCGGCCGTCCACAGGCGGTGGTTGGTGAGCGACTGCGCCGCGGGCGCTCCGTTGTCGGCGTCCTGGCCCACGATGGGGGTCACCACGTCCGCGTAGTTTCGCACCACGCCGAGCGGATATCGGCTCAAGAGCACCACGTTCATGTACCAGGTGGGGCTCTCCACGGAGGTCGCAAAGCGATAGCTCGTGTCCCCGAGGCGGTTCTCGACGAAGGAATCGAGAAAGGCTTCACTCTCGGCCTCCTGCAGCACCACGAGGTCCGCGTCGAGCCGGCGCAGCGCCCGGGCAACGCGTCGCTTCCGATCCGTCAGGTCCGATGCGGGCGTGTTTTCGGTGCCGGCATCGATGTATGGGTTGTCGTGCCCGTCCACGAAGTGCTCTAGGTTCCAGGTTGCGACCCGGACGGTATCATCGTCCGGAAAGTCGTAGTCCGACGGAAGGGCCATTCCGGTCGTGGGGGAGGGAGACGAAGCGTCCGGTCCGCAGGCGGGGAGGAGGCAGAGTATGAGAAGAAGCGGGGGGAGGGTGCGCATGGGCAAGACGAAATGTACGAGTTGCGTGGACTTGATGGGTATGAAACGTAGGTCCTGGCGTGGACCATCGTGAAGGCTGGAGTTTAAAATCCGATCCACCTTTTCCCGGAAACCCATCGAGTCCAATGTCTTCTACTTACCTGGGGCTTGGATCCAACAAAGGCGACCGCTTGGAGCACCTGCACCGGGCGGTCGAGCGGTTGCAACAGCGCGACGCCATCGACGTGGTGAGCGTGTCCCCCGTCTACGAGACCGAAGCCCACACGACCTCGCCGGACGAGACCCAGCCTTCGTTTTTGAACGCCGTGACGCGACTGGCCGTCGAGGTCGATCCGGACGCCCTCCTTCGAGTAGCGCACGAGGTGGAGCGGGCGGAGGGGCGCATCCGGGCCGCCGAGCAGCGGTGGGGGCCTCGCCCCCTGGACGTCGACCTGCTGGCAGTCGGATCCCTCACGCGAAACACTGAGGCCCTCACGCTCCCTCATCCTCGTCTCGCGGAGCGCCGGTTCGTGCTCCGGCCCTGGGCCGACCTCGCGCCAAACTTCGTCGTCCCGCCGCCGTTCGATCAGTCTATTCGGTCACTGTTCGATGAGTGCGGGGACCCGGCCTCCATTCAGCAGACGGACTACACGATTGGAGACGAGACGGCGTCCCCAGAAGCCCCCGGCACGCAAGTCTCCAAACAGTCCGGTGGGGGCTGAGCCGACGAATCTACCCCGAACGTGCACCTCGCCATCCCTCCCGACGTTGCCGCGCCCGATGCCCTTGACCCCGCCGGACGCCCTCGACTATGTGGCCATCGAAGGCGCAATTGGGGCCGGTACCACCACGCTCACCGAGCTCCTGGCCGACCGCTTCGAGGCCGATCCCGTGCTCGAACGGTTCGAAGAAAATCCGTTCCTGGAGCGCTTCTATGAGGACCGGAAGCGGTGGGCCTTCCAGACGCAGCTCGCCTTCCTAGCAAGCCGGTTTCGGCAGCAAAAAGAGCTGTCCGAGCGCGACCTCTTCCGCGACTTCGCGGTGAGCGACTACACGTTCGACAAGGACCGCATCTTCGCCCGGCAGACGCTGAGCGGCGACGAACTGCAGCTCTACGAGTCGCTTTTTCGCCTCATGGAGCCGACCGTCCCGTCGCCCGACCTCGTGGTGTACCTACGCTCCTCCCCCGAGCGGCTCTTGCAGAACATCGAGATGCGTGACCGGCTGTACGAGCGCGACATGGACCCGGACTACATTGCGGACCTCCATGAGGCCTACGACCAGTACTTTCGCCAGTACGAGCGCACCCCCCTCCTCGTGGTGAACGTCGCGGAAATGGACTTCGTAGAGCACCCGGCGGATTTCCAAACACTGGTGCAGCACATTGTCGCCCCGTCTGAGGAGCGCACCCGCTACGTCCACCCGTCGTAGCAGCGGGGCTCGTTCCGACACCGATAGCACGGCCGTTTGCAGACGCGCACGATGGAGTACCTCGCTCTCGGCATCATTCTGTACTTTATCCTGCGGACGTCCGGCAACCTCGTCCGTCTGATGGGGGGAGAGGAACGGACATCGTCCCAGCAAGGACCGGCGCACGAGTCTCCGTCCCGTCAAACCGAGTGGGAGGGCCCCTCGCCCCGCCAGCGAACAGGAACGGCGCGCAATGCGCCGACATTTTGGGGAAAAGACGTAGAGGACGCACGCTGGCAGGACCTCAACGGGGAGGCGAACCCGTGAAGCCCGTCCCGATAATGCCCCGCCAGCGTCACTCCGATGTGCCAAACTCGAAGGTGAGCGTCGTCTGGCTGGCAACCGGCTGGCCGTTCTGCTGGGCAGGGCGGAAGCGAGACCGGCGGGCGGCAACGAGGGCCGCCTCCTCGAGGCCGTAATTGAGGTGTGCGACGGCGCGGGCACGTCTCCCGTCTGCGAGCTGCCAGCGCTTCAGGACGGTCGCCCCGGTGACCTGCCCCGTCTCGGAGACCTGCACGGCGATGCGGATCCGGGCCTGCACGTTCTCCTTGCGGGCAGCGGTCGGATAGTCGGGCTGTACGGCCCGGAACAGGCGGGCGTTGGTGTCGGGCGTGCGGGTTGCGCCCGGGGGGCCGGTCGTCCCCTCCCGCAGTTGATCGTCGTCCTCGGGGGCGTCGACGGCCAGGGCGGACGTGCCAAACTCAATCTCTTCCTCGATTACGACGTTGTTGGGAACGACCCTTGGGGGCACCGGTGCCGGTGGGGGCGGCGTCTGCTCGCGGGCCTGGGCCGTCGGCTGCACCTCGTTGACCTGGATGCGGTCCGGGCCCCGCTCTCCGAATGGACCGTCCGGGGCCTGCGGGGACGGTGCCGGCCACCAGCGCACGAGGGCAACGCCGAGCGCCAGCACGACGGCCAGCGCCCCGAGAAGGCGTCGCCGGTACGCGTGGTCGGACGTGAAGGCGGTGGAGCGGCGCATCGGACGGACAGCAATAGGAATCAATAGCGTATCTTTAAAAAAGGGGGGTGCCATCTGTTTCTAGGCGGTGGGCACGCTCGGTTCGTAGTCCAGACGCGGGCGCTGTTCTGAAAGCCCCGGAAGTGAGACGTCGATCAAGAAGCTCGATCGCGAAACTTTTCGGCCTGCTTGCACTTTCATCCGCAGATTTTACGAGAACCGCCAATACTGAGTGTTATGTCTCCCGACATACCCCCCGAACCTGGGCCCTGCTCACCGGCACCCACCCCATTGGATTAGTTTCCCTGCCCTCCCCATTTGGGGAGGTTTTTTTATGGGCCGCGGTGCCGCCGTCTGTCACTGACCCTCCCTCCACACCATGACCCACGCTTCTTCCTCCTCCACCCGCGATCCCGCCAAGCTGGTCCTGTCCGACGGCACCGTCGCCCGTGGCGTTGCGCTCGGCCAGCGAGGGCTCACCGGCGGCGAGCTGTGCTTCAACACGAGCATGACGGGATACCAGGAGATCATGACGGATCCGTCCTACTATGGCCAGCTCATGATGATGACCCAGCCCCACATTGGCAACTACGGCGCCTCGGCCGAAGACATGGAAGCCGACACGCCGATGGTGGCGGGCTTCATCGTCCGCGACTACCCGCGTCGTCACTCCAACACCCAGGCCGACGAGACGCTTGAGGCCTTCATGCAGCACCACGATCTCGTGGGCATCGCGGGGGTGGACACCCGGGCGCTCGTTCGGCATGTGCGGGACAAGGGGGTCATGAACGCCGTCATCTCGTCCGAGGACCTGGAGGAGGAGACGCTCCTGCAAAAGGCACGCGACTGGCCCAGCATGGCGGGCCGCAAGCTGGCCTCGGAGGTGAGCACCGATGGCCCCTACACCTTCTGTGAAGGGCCCGGGCCGCGCATCGCGGTGTACGACTTCGGGGTCAAGCAGAACATCCTGCGCTCGTTTCGCCGGCGGGGGTGCACGGTAAAGGTGGTGCCGGGCGACACGGACCTCGGCGACGTGCTCGGCTGGGACCCCGACGGCCTGTTCTTCTCGAACGGCCCCGGCGACCCGCGCCCGATGGCCGATGCGATCGAGACCGTGAGCGAGGCCATCGACACGGGCCTCCCGATCTTCGGCATCTGCCTGGGCCACCAGCTGATGGCCCTGGCAGAGGGAATTGAGGTCTACAAAATGCACGTGGGCCACCGCGGGGCGAACCATCCGGTCAAAAACCTCGACACCGGGCAGGTGGAAGTGACGACCCAGAATCACGGCTTCGCGGTCGATCCGGAGTCGATTGCCCCGGAGACGGCCCGCGTGACGCATGTCAATTTGAACGACGATACGATCGAGGGGCTCGAGTTCAAGACCTTCGCCGGCATGTCGCTGCAGTATCACCCGGAGGCGTCTCCCGGCCCGCACGACAGCCACTATCACTTCAACCGCTTCATGGAGCTGGTGGCGGAGGAACGCGATGTGACACTGCCGGAGGCAGCCACCGAGCCGGCCGTCGCGACGGCGTAGACGACCGAAGATTGACGGGCAACGGCAGCAAGGCGAAGGCAGACGCCCGAGAACCATTGACGTCGGGAGGCCCCGACGGTGTTCATCCATCACGCACCACGCACCCACGCACGTTCCCAATGCCCAAGCGCACCGACATCGAGACCGTTCTTCTCATCGGGTCCGGCCCCATCGTGATCGGGCAGGCCTGCGAGTTTGACTACAGCGGCAGCCAGTCGGCCCGTGCCCTGATGGACGAGGGCTACCGGGTGGTTCTGGTGAACTCCAATCCGGCCACCATCATGACCGACCCGCTGATGGCCGACGAGGTGTACCTCCGGCCGCTCACCCCGTCGTCCATTGCGCAGATTGCCCGCGAGGAGGAGCCGGACGCCGTGCTGCCCACGATGGGCGGCCAGACCGGCCTCAATGTGGCGCAGGACCTGAAGAAAGATGGATTCTGGCACGAGGAGGGCATCGAAGTGATCGGGGTCGACATCGATACGGTCCAGATCACGGAGGATCGCCAGGAATTTCGGACGCTGATGGACGATATTGGGCTCGACCAGTCCCGCAGTGACACGGCCAAGAGCCTGTTGGAGGCCAAGGAAATCACTCAGGAGCTCGGGGGACTGCCGGTCGTCATCCGGCCGTCGTATACGCTCGGGGGCTCGGGCGGGGGGATCGTGTGGAAGGAGGAGCAATTCGAAGCGATGATCACTCGGGGGCTGGAGCTCTCTCCGACCCATCAGGTGTTGATCGACGAGTGCCTCTTTGGGTGGAAGGAGTACGAGCTGGAGCTGCTCCGCGACCCCAACGACAACGTGATCATCATCGCCTCCATCGAGAACGTGACGCCGATGGGCGTGCACACCGGCGACTCGGTGACTGTGGCGCCCCAGCAGACGTTGACGGACAAGCAGTTTCAGCGGATGCGCGACGCGGCGATCAAGGCGATGAACTCGATTGGCACCTTTGCGGGCGGGTGCAACATCCAGTTTGCCTTCGAGCCGGGCACCGGGCGCATGATTGTGATCGAGATCAACCCGCGGGTGAGCCGCTCCTCGGCCCTCGCCTCGAAGGCGACCGGGTACCCCATCGCGAAGGTGGCGTCGAAGCTGGCGGTTGGCTACACGCTCGACGAGCTGCCGAACGAGGTCACCGGCGACACGAGTGCCTGCTTCGAGCCCTCGCTCGACTACGTGGTCACCAAGATTCCGCGCTTCAACTTCGACAAGTTCGAGGGGGTCGACGAGGAGCTCACCACGCAGATGAAGGCCGTCGGCGAGGTCATGTCGATCGGCCGCACGTTCAACGAAAGCCTGCAGAAGGCCTGGCAGAGCCTCGAAATCGGGTACGCGGGCCTCGGGGCCGACCGCCCGGACGCCGACCGTGAAACGGTGCGTGAGCGGCTGACGGCCCCACGCTGGGACAACCTGCTGCACGTCCGCCACGCCTTCCGCTACGGGGCGAGCGTGGAAGAGGTACACGACATTACCCAGATTGACAAGTGGTTTCTCTATCAGATCAAGGATCTCGTCGCCCTTGAGGAGGCAATCCGCTCCACTTCCCTCCGCGAGATGGACGCCCGCTTCCTTCAAGAGGCCAAGCGCGCGGGCTTCTCCGACGAGCAGATTGCCTTTCTCGTCCCCGAGGACGTGTCCGACCGCGAGGTGCGCGCCCACCGGAAGGACGAAGACGTCACCCCGGCCTATCAGCTCGTCGACACCTGTGCCGGCGAGTTCCCGGCGGAGACGCCCTATTACTATTCCAGCTACGAGACCGTCAACGAGAGCACGGTCACGGACCAGCCGAAGGTGCTAATTCTCGGTTCCGGCCCCAATCGCATTGGGCAGGGCATCGAGTTTGACTACTGCTGCGTCCACGGCGTGAAGGCCGCCCAGGAGATGGGCTACGAGGCCCTCATGCTGAACTGCAACCCCGAAACGGTGTCCACGGACTTCGACGTGGCCGACAAGCTCTACTTTGAGCCGGTCTTCTGGGAGCGGGTGCAGGACGTCATCGACCTGGAGCAGCCGGAGGGGGTGATCCTCCAGCTCGGCGGCCAAACGGCCATCAAGCTCGGCGAGCGGTTCGAGGAGGATGGCATCCAGATCCTGGGAACCTCGTACTCGAAGATGGACCTCGTGGAGGACCGTGGCAAGTTCACGTCCATTCTCCAGAAGCTGGACATTCCGTTCCCGCCCTACGGCGTGGCCCACTCGAGGGAAGAGGCCCTCGAGACCGCCGACCGTCTCGGGTATCCGACCCTGATCCGGCCCAGCTACGTGCTCGGGGGCGAAGGCATGCGCATCGCCATCAATGAGGACGAGGTGGCCGAGTACGTGGGCAACGTCCTGGAGACGTACCCCGACAACGAGATCCTGCTCGACCGCTTCCTCGAAGACGCGGTTGAGCTGGACGTGGACGCCATCTGTGACGGCGATGAGGTCTGGATTGCGGGCATGATGCAGCACATCGAGCCGGCGGGGGTCCACTCCGGCGACTCGACCGCCGTCCTGCCGCCGTTCAGCCTCTCCGACGCGGTGCTGGACACCATTCGGGAGTATGTGCGGGCCCTTGCCTTTGAGCTGGATGTCCTCGGCCTCGTAAACGTGCAGCTCATTGTCAAGGATGGAACGGTGTACGTCATCGAGGCCAATCCGCGGGCCTCCCGCACGGTCCCCTTCATCGCCAAGGCGGCCGACATTCCGATCCCCGCCATCGCCACGAAGGTCATGCTCGGTGAGAAGCTCGAGACCTTCCGCGAGCGGGGCGATCTGCAGTCGGACCTGGAGGAGTACGCAATCAAGGAGCCTGTCTTCTCGTGGGACAAATTCCCGGAGGTGCCGAAGGAACTCGGGCCGGAGATGAAGTCGACGGGCGAGTCGATTGCGTTCGTGGAGTCCCTCGACGCCGAGCAGTTTGAGCAGCCCTACGAGATGAAGGACCTGTACCTATCCCGATAGTAGGCCGTTGAGGCGGAGTATCCCGGACGGTCGGCACCTGTGCGTTCTGTTACCGATGGGCGGGGGCGTGCGGCGTACGAGGTCCCACGGTCATCGGATCTCAAGCCCCACAGGTCATGTCTTTCGATCTTGCCAGTCTCACGTGCCACCGAGAGTGCTGGTCGCGGGCACTCGCCCCCCTGGCGCGTGCGGTCGTTCTTTTGCTCGCTGTCTGGGCGGGGGCGACGGCTCCGGCTTCGGGCCAGGCGGTGCGCGCGCCCCAGTCCGTCGATGTCCCGTCCGTGGACGAGCTCGCCCGGCGTGCCGTGGAGCGGAGTGGAGCACGCCCGAGCATGCTTGCCACCACGGAGGGCGGGAAGATGCGCTCTCGGCTGCGTGGACGTCCGCCCGCCCCGCTTCTGCCCGCCCTGGACGGCTCGTCTCGGTTCCGTCGCGCCCTTCTGGGCAGTGCAGCCGGGGTGACAGTCAGTGTAGGGACGCTCCTTCTCTTGTCCGACGCCGACCTGACCGGCCGCCACGATCAGGGCCGGTACGGGGACAACGAGGAGCTACGGGCCCAAGGGGCCGCCTTGCTGTTGATCGTTGGGAGTGCGCCGATTGGAGCGGTGCTCGGGGCCGGGCTTGCGGACGACGGGCTGCCCGGAGAGGCCCTCTTCGCTGCGGGGCTTGGGGAGCTCACCGTCGGTGCAATGGGAGCCCTGGTGGGCATTGGGGGAGCGGCCCTCATCGGAAGTGGAACTCCGGGACAGCAGGTGGGAGCAGGCGTTGGGGCGGGTGTGGGAGCGGCCATTGGGGCCGCCCTCGGAGCGACACTATCAGCTCCAAACGGGCGCGGGGCGCTCTCTTTTCGAGGAGGGACGTGGTCCGTCGGCGTGCCAGACATCACGATTCGTCCCACACTCCGAAATGATGTCCCCGTTGCTGCGCGTGTGCCCCTCATCACGGCGAGCCTCTACCGCTAGGGCCATGAGGGTTTCCGGACAACGTTCACGGGGACGGGTGAACTTTTCTGTGCTCTGAAGGTAAAGCGAGTTGTCGGTGAATCGCACCGTCCCTCAGTATGCGGACCCGGCTTCTTTCCGAACGTCGACCTGGTCGTGATTGCACGCGAAGGATACACAATTATCGCCGTCGCTGCGAGCCTAGCGCTCGTGCTGACGGCAGGGGCGTTTTGGGTCGACGCGTGGCTGTGGCGGGGGCTGATGCTCGCTCTTGCGATTGGGGGCCTCGCGTTTACTCTCTACTTCTTCCGGGACCCGGAGCGGACGCCGCCGCCGGACGCCCTGGAGACTGGCATCGTGGCCCCGGCCGACGGCCGGGTCGTGGAGATCGCGGAAGAGGAGGAGCCCCTGTATCTCGACGGCCCGGCCCGGCGCATCTCCATCTTTCTCTCGCCGTTGGACGTGCACGTGAACCGGGTGCCGGCACGGGGCGTCATCGAGCACGCCGAGTACCGTCCGGGTGACTACCTCGTGGCGTGGCATCCGAAGGCCAGTGAAAAGAACGAGCGGTCCGAGTTCGGCCTGCGACACCCCAGTGGCACGAAACTCCTGTTTAAGCAAATCGCGGGGGCGGTGGCACGCCGCATCGAATACGATCTCCATGAGGGGGATACGGTGGAAACCGGGGCGCGCTTCGGCATCGTCAAGTTTGGGTCCCGGATGGACCTGCTCGTGCCGCCATCGGTAGAGCTTCACGCAGAAGAGGGACAGGTGGTGCGGGCGGGGACGACGGTTCTGGGACGCATCCCGACGCCCGACTCCGGCCAGTCCTCGTCCTCGGAGGCAACCGCCGCGCCGGCCGCCTCGTCCGCACGCCGCTCGTCTGCTTCTTGATTGCTGACCGAATGGGATGATCGACCTCTTTGGGGCCGACCGTGCGGGCAGTACGGCCCGGGCGGACGACCGCTCCTCCCGGCCGGCGAGCGTTCGGCGTCGTCTCCGTGCTTATCGGAGTGCGCGCCGTGAGCAGCGGGGCGACCGACCGCCGCCCCGGGTGGCGGTGCCGTCCTTCTTCACGCTGATGAACCTGCTGTGCGGGTTCATGGCCCTCACGCAGGTGGCGAACGCAGCGTTCGTCATGGCCTGCTGGCTCATTGTGCTGGCCGGCTTCTTCGATCTGCTCGACGGCGTGATGGCACGCCTCGCGGGCGCCGACAGCCCATTTGGCGTCCAGCTCGATTCCCTCAGCGACATCGTGTCGTTCGGGGTGGCACCGTCATTTCTGCTCTACGGATACGTGCTGAACGCCCTCAACCCGGTCGGGATGATCGTTGCTGCCCTGCCGGCACTCTGCGGGGCGGTGCGGCTGGCCCGTTACAACATGACCGCGGACGAGAGCGACAAAGAAGGCTTCGAGGGCCTTCCCATTCCGGGACAGGCCATTGCCGTCGTGGCGCTCATCCTGGCTGCCGAGAACTCGCCCTGGGACGGCCGCTTTGCCCTCGACAGCCTCCGCGTCGTGCTGCCCGTCGTTATCGTGTTGTCCGGGCTGATGGTATCGAGCATCCGGTTCGACGCCATCCCCATGCCCTCCCTGGAGACCGTGCGCACGCATCCCCGAAAAGTTGCCGCGTACGGGCTCGCGGGACTGCTGATCGTGGGGCTCCAAGAGCGGGGGCTTCTGATCGTCCTGACTGCCTACCTGTTGCACGGCGTGGGACGGGCTCTCTACAAGCTCGGGCGGGCGCTCATTGCTCCGGTGCCGGACGGGCCGCCGGGCTCCTGAAGACGCCGACCATCTCAACATTCTCTGCCGTTTTCTGCATCCGACTGCACCCATGTACAAAGCTACGATCTCGATCACCCTCCGCCCGTCCATCCTCGATCCCGAGGGCAAGACCATCCAGCACGCCCTGACCAACCTCGGGTACGACGCGGTGGACCAGGTACGCATGGGCAAGCAGGCGGAGGTGTGGATCGACGCGGCCAGCGAAGCCGAGGCCCGTGAGGTGGCCACGGAGGCCTGCGAAAAGCTACTCGCAAACCCTGTCACCGAAAACTTCGACATCCAGATCGAATCTGCGTCCCGCGAGGCGGCCGAGGAGGGAACGGCCTGACGACGCAACCGTCCTCACCCCATTGGGTACTCGATGCGTTTGCCTGCGACAATCCGTTCACGAATTCCATTCGTTTGCTTGCTATGACTGAGGGTTTTCCGCAACGCATGCTTGGGGCACCGGCTGAGCCGGACGTCAAACCGGCGCCGCCGGAGGTGGAAGAGGCCGAACAAGAAGAGGAAGACAGGGGCACCGACGAGCCCTGGTTCGTCGTCCTCTTCAACGACGAAGTGCACACCTTCGAGGAGGTCATCGGGCAGCTGGTGAAGGCCACGGGCTGTAGCCGTGGTGAGGCCGAAGACATGGCCTGGACGGTTCACAACGAGGGCAAGGCGACCGTCTACGAGGGCACTTTTGAGGAGTGCTTCGAGGTCCAGAGTGTGCTGAAGGAAATCCAGCTCGTGACGGAAATTCAGGGGTAGGAGGCCCTCCCGGCAGGGCCTACGAAGCGGGCCGACGCCACACGTGAAGGAGGGTCTGGGGGGCAGAGTGCGTGTAGCGGGTCGTTCCGCTCAAGGACTTCACCCGTACAGAATCCGGGCCGGGCACCACCACCGAGCGATCATCGAGCCAACCCCAGACCGCCCCCTCCACTCGGCCAAGGCGGCGGGTCTGTCCTTTCACCCGCACGGCGGCCTGCGGGGACGCGTCGCTCCGCAGGGTGAAGGCGAGGCGGGTGCCTGAAGGCGACCACCGGGGATGCACCTGGTCGGCGGTGGCTTGGTCGGGGGAGACGAGGAAAGTGGGGCGCGAGCCGTCGTAGACCACCACCTGCCGGTGGCCGGACGCCTCAACCTGTACATCGAGGGCTACCTCCTTTGTCTGCGGGGCCCACCGGTGATGGCGGGCACGGCGCTCGTCTTCGAACAGGGTCTCGGTATTGGTGCCGTCGGGGCCGCTCAGGACGAAGGACGAGTCGGGCACGTACTCGCCGCGGTCCCGGTTGTATTCGAGCTCCCGGTAGATATAGGCCATCTGCTGGCCGGTAGGAGCATAGCGAATGTAGTGCATGCGGCGGATGTCGAGTGAGGCCTGGGTGGTACAGTCCCCTGCGTCCACTACGTACAGGTTGTCGTCGGTGCGGGCGGCAAGCGAACCGTCTTCCAGCCAGTGCAGGACCTCGCGGACGCTGCTGCATCCCACGTCCCGGGTCGTGCCGTCGGGCGTCACGACCTGGAGCCCCCCGGGCCCACGCCCGCCGTCGTCGGTGGGGCGGTAGTGACCGACGGCGAGGCGATCCTGGTCGGGGTGCCAGGCCAGCGAGTAGGTGACCTCCGTCCCGGCCATGGCGTGCACACGGCGTGTCTTCTGTGTCGTCAGATCCAGCAGTGCGAGGTGGGACGAGTCCGCCGTGGCGTAGCTGAACGCAAGGTGACGACCGGACGGCGACACCGCCCGGGCCTGCTTGGCCGTGGCGCCCCCGACGAGGGTCTGACTCTTGTCCTCGCGTGCATCATGGAGCATGAGGCCGCCGGTTGAGGCCGTGTACAGCAGAAAGAGGGACGGACCAGAGGAGGCGGCTGGTTCGTCCGTCTCGGTCGCGGAGACGGGCGGCTGTGAGGATGAACAGGCGACCCCCAATCCCAAGACCCCGATGAGTGCGCACAAAACGACGATACGAGGGGAAGACGAGGGACAGTGCATAGACCGAAAAAGCTTAGAAAAGATGGAGGGCCAGCAAAAATCTAGGGGGGCGAGCCGTGAAGGTCAGACAAAGCCTCT
This portion of the Salinibacter grassmerensis genome encodes:
- a CDS encoding endonuclease/exonuclease/phosphatase family protein; protein product: MALPSDYDFPDDDTVRVATWNLEHFVDGHDNPYIDAGTENTPASDLTDRKRRVARALRRLDADLVVLQEAESEAFLDSFVENRLGDTSYRFATSVESPTWYMNVVLLSRYPLGVVRNYADVVTPIVGQDADNGAPAAQSLTNHRLWTADVRVAPDRVWTLAGAHLKAGRSAEDRGWRIGQIRFLHAELSRLHSARPAAKMLVAGDLNSLSDSPELRLLLNDPGRPAPDSVRPGRIPGRVQLTDPLSNRPTPTHPSDDPVRQLDYLLPNSALSDRLVDGSAHVARPLPADSMAATSDHLPVAASFLRNTE
- the folK gene encoding 2-amino-4-hydroxy-6-hydroxymethyldihydropteridine diphosphokinase; this encodes MSSTYLGLGSNKGDRLEHLHRAVERLQQRDAIDVVSVSPVYETEAHTTSPDETQPSFLNAVTRLAVEVDPDALLRVAHEVERAEGRIRAAEQRWGPRPLDVDLLAVGSLTRNTEALTLPHPRLAERRFVLRPWADLAPNFVVPPPFDQSIRSLFDECGDPASIQQTDYTIGDETASPEAPGTQVSKQSGGG
- a CDS encoding deoxynucleoside kinase gives rise to the protein MPLTPPDALDYVAIEGAIGAGTTTLTELLADRFEADPVLERFEENPFLERFYEDRKRWAFQTQLAFLASRFRQQKELSERDLFRDFAVSDYTFDKDRIFARQTLSGDELQLYESLFRLMEPTVPSPDLVVYLRSSPERLLQNIEMRDRLYERDMDPDYIADLHEAYDQYFRQYERTPLLVVNVAEMDFVEHPADFQTLVQHIVAPSEERTRYVHPS
- a CDS encoding energy transducer TonB, with the translated sequence MRRSTAFTSDHAYRRRLLGALAVVLALGVALVRWWPAPSPQAPDGPFGERGPDRIQVNEVQPTAQAREQTPPPPAPVPPRVVPNNVVIEEEIEFGTSALAVDAPEDDDQLREGTTGPPGATRTPDTNARLFRAVQPDYPTAARKENVQARIRIAVQVSETGQVTGATVLKRWQLADGRRARAVAHLNYGLEEAALVAARRSRFRPAQQNGQPVASQTTLTFEFGTSE
- the carA gene encoding glutamine-hydrolyzing carbamoyl-phosphate synthase small subunit, with product MTHASSSSTRDPAKLVLSDGTVARGVALGQRGLTGGELCFNTSMTGYQEIMTDPSYYGQLMMMTQPHIGNYGASAEDMEADTPMVAGFIVRDYPRRHSNTQADETLEAFMQHHDLVGIAGVDTRALVRHVRDKGVMNAVISSEDLEEETLLQKARDWPSMAGRKLASEVSTDGPYTFCEGPGPRIAVYDFGVKQNILRSFRRRGCTVKVVPGDTDLGDVLGWDPDGLFFSNGPGDPRPMADAIETVSEAIDTGLPIFGICLGHQLMALAEGIEVYKMHVGHRGANHPVKNLDTGQVEVTTQNHGFAVDPESIAPETARVTHVNLNDDTIEGLEFKTFAGMSLQYHPEASPGPHDSHYHFNRFMELVAEERDVTLPEAATEPAVATA
- the carB gene encoding carbamoyl-phosphate synthase large subunit gives rise to the protein MPKRTDIETVLLIGSGPIVIGQACEFDYSGSQSARALMDEGYRVVLVNSNPATIMTDPLMADEVYLRPLTPSSIAQIAREEEPDAVLPTMGGQTGLNVAQDLKKDGFWHEEGIEVIGVDIDTVQITEDRQEFRTLMDDIGLDQSRSDTAKSLLEAKEITQELGGLPVVIRPSYTLGGSGGGIVWKEEQFEAMITRGLELSPTHQVLIDECLFGWKEYELELLRDPNDNVIIIASIENVTPMGVHTGDSVTVAPQQTLTDKQFQRMRDAAIKAMNSIGTFAGGCNIQFAFEPGTGRMIVIEINPRVSRSSALASKATGYPIAKVASKLAVGYTLDELPNEVTGDTSACFEPSLDYVVTKIPRFNFDKFEGVDEELTTQMKAVGEVMSIGRTFNESLQKAWQSLEIGYAGLGADRPDADRETVRERLTAPRWDNLLHVRHAFRYGASVEEVHDITQIDKWFLYQIKDLVALEEAIRSTSLREMDARFLQEAKRAGFSDEQIAFLVPEDVSDREVRAHRKDEDVTPAYQLVDTCAGEFPAETPYYYSSYETVNESTVTDQPKVLILGSGPNRIGQGIEFDYCCVHGVKAAQEMGYEALMLNCNPETVSTDFDVADKLYFEPVFWERVQDVIDLEQPEGVILQLGGQTAIKLGERFEEDGIQILGTSYSKMDLVEDRGKFTSILQKLDIPFPPYGVAHSREEALETADRLGYPTLIRPSYVLGGEGMRIAINEDEVAEYVGNVLETYPDNEILLDRFLEDAVELDVDAICDGDEVWIAGMMQHIEPAGVHSGDSTAVLPPFSLSDAVLDTIREYVRALAFELDVLGLVNVQLIVKDGTVYVIEANPRASRTVPFIAKAADIPIPAIATKVMLGEKLETFRERGDLQSDLEEYAIKEPVFSWDKFPEVPKELGPEMKSTGESIAFVESLDAEQFEQPYEMKDLYLSR
- a CDS encoding phosphatidylserine decarboxylase family protein, which gives rise to MIAREGYTIIAVAASLALVLTAGAFWVDAWLWRGLMLALAIGGLAFTLYFFRDPERTPPPDALETGIVAPADGRVVEIAEEEEPLYLDGPARRISIFLSPLDVHVNRVPARGVIEHAEYRPGDYLVAWHPKASEKNERSEFGLRHPSGTKLLFKQIAGAVARRIEYDLHEGDTVETGARFGIVKFGSRMDLLVPPSVELHAEEGQVVRAGTTVLGRIPTPDSGQSSSSEATAAPAASSARRSSAS